Proteins encoded within one genomic window of Actinoplanes octamycinicus:
- a CDS encoding DUF305 domain-containing protein: MKPNPRLLVAALLLGVAACGSPTTPAAPTPPSAPAPAASPAFGGTDLAWIEINIAMDEELLPLLALTPGSSPLKELSAQVKAFTDEELATLRQLHAEAGLPAENQHKGMPMPGMVTPSLLASATAARGAGFDALLAKALREHLEQGKQLATSERSAGAESRTKALAERILKTRESALAKLQKDF, from the coding sequence GTGAAACCGAATCCCCGGCTCCTTGTCGCAGCCCTGCTGCTCGGCGTGGCCGCCTGCGGCTCCCCCACCACGCCGGCCGCACCCACCCCGCCCTCGGCGCCCGCACCGGCCGCTTCGCCAGCCTTCGGCGGCACCGACCTCGCCTGGATCGAGATCAACATCGCGATGGACGAGGAGCTGCTCCCGCTGCTCGCCCTGACCCCCGGGAGCAGCCCGCTCAAAGAGCTTTCCGCGCAGGTCAAAGCGTTCACCGACGAGGAGCTGGCGACGCTGCGGCAGCTGCACGCCGAAGCCGGGCTGCCCGCCGAGAACCAGCACAAGGGCATGCCGATGCCCGGCATGGTGACGCCGTCGCTGCTCGCGTCGGCCACCGCGGCGCGCGGCGCCGGCTTCGACGCGCTGCTCGCCAAGGCCCTCCGGGAGCACCTGGAGCAGGGCAAGCAGCTGGCCACCAGCGAGCGGTCGGCCGGCGCGGAATCCCGCACGAAGGCGCTCGCGGAGCGCATTCTGAAAACTCGCGAGAGCGCCCTGGCGAAGCTACAAAAAGATTTCTGA
- a CDS encoding DUF1996 domain-containing protein codes for MHKKKLLAPLAALALVSTVLAVTQSAYAADTLLSQGRPALASSTENGESPAIAAVDGRSETRWGSQWSDPQWLRVDLGVTATITQVKLEWEAAYAKAFQIQTSPDGNAWTTIYSTTTATGGKQTLAVNGSGRYVRMYGTQRGTGYGYSLYEFQVYGTSSSTPPPTDGPGYVYANPPVTGVVPSTATPPAQNPPVTHREFQANCSVSRTNLGDDPIVFPNLPGASHSHTFMGNRTTNAMTTLASLQAGGTSCITPGDKTGYWMPTLFNGTTAVQPDGPQVIYYKSGVIDYTSVRPFPPGLRYVVGSPNSTLDEFRNHPGAVEGFECGDLTRQWDIPANCVAGSQLNVRFQAPSCWDGIHLDTPDHKSHMAYPIVGVCPADHPVAVPMIEFKMAWPVSGNLANVRFASGRGYSFHYDVYNAWDPAVLAALTRHCINGGLQCNPRGFDQYKPERGAALNERYELP; via the coding sequence GTGCACAAGAAGAAGCTGCTGGCGCCGTTAGCGGCGCTCGCTCTGGTCAGCACCGTGCTGGCCGTCACCCAGTCCGCCTACGCGGCCGATACCCTGCTGTCCCAGGGCCGGCCGGCGCTCGCCTCGTCCACCGAGAACGGCGAATCCCCGGCCATCGCCGCGGTCGACGGCCGCTCCGAGACCCGCTGGGGCAGCCAGTGGTCCGACCCGCAGTGGCTGCGCGTGGACCTCGGCGTCACCGCCACGATCACGCAGGTCAAGCTCGAGTGGGAGGCGGCGTACGCGAAGGCCTTCCAGATCCAGACCTCGCCGGACGGCAACGCCTGGACCACGATCTACAGCACCACCACCGCCACCGGTGGCAAGCAGACCCTGGCGGTCAACGGCTCCGGCCGCTACGTCCGGATGTACGGCACCCAGCGCGGCACCGGCTACGGCTACTCGCTGTACGAGTTCCAGGTCTACGGAACGTCGTCGTCCACCCCGCCGCCCACCGACGGCCCCGGCTACGTCTACGCGAACCCGCCGGTCACCGGGGTGGTCCCGTCCACCGCGACCCCGCCCGCGCAGAACCCGCCGGTCACCCACCGCGAGTTCCAGGCGAACTGCTCGGTCAGCCGGACCAACCTCGGCGACGACCCGATCGTCTTCCCGAACCTGCCCGGCGCCTCGCACTCGCACACCTTCATGGGCAACCGCACCACCAACGCGATGACCACGCTCGCCTCGCTGCAGGCCGGCGGCACGTCCTGCATCACCCCGGGTGACAAGACCGGTTACTGGATGCCGACGCTGTTCAACGGCACCACCGCCGTGCAGCCGGACGGCCCGCAGGTCATCTACTACAAGAGCGGCGTGATCGACTACACCAGCGTGCGGCCGTTCCCGCCGGGGCTGCGCTACGTGGTCGGCAGCCCGAACTCCACCCTCGACGAGTTCCGCAACCACCCGGGCGCGGTCGAGGGCTTCGAGTGCGGCGACCTCACCCGGCAGTGGGACATCCCGGCGAACTGCGTGGCCGGCTCCCAGCTCAACGTCCGCTTCCAGGCCCCGAGCTGCTGGGACGGCATCCACCTGGACACCCCGGACCACAAGAGCCACATGGCGTACCCGATCGTCGGCGTCTGCCCGGCCGACCACCCGGTTGCCGTCCCGATGATCGAGTTCAAGATGGCCTGGCCGGTCAGCGGCAACCTGGCCAACGTCCGCTTCGCCAGCGGCCGCGGCTATTCCTTCCACTACGACGTCTACAACGCGTGGGACCCGGCCGTGCTCGCCGCCCTGACCAGGCACTGCATCAACGGCGGGCTGCAGTGCAACCCGCGTGGCTTCGACCAGTACAAGCCGGAGCGCGGGGCGGCGCTCAACGAGCGTTACGAGCTGCCGTAA
- a CDS encoding LacI family DNA-binding transcriptional regulator, producing MQTHRLPTLEDVARVAGVSRATVSRVVNGIRNVDPQLHELVWSAVEQTGYVPNRMARSLVTRRTGTVALVVSDFETHDDDPFMSRFFADPYFGRIVGGLMSVLRPASTQLALQMVGADGHKRLVGDLRNGQADGAVVLSLPARDPLPGLLAEAGIPAVLIGRPPEPVPISYVDLANETGAAIAADRLAGRGCQRIGMISGPADVPASQDRITGFRRAMARHGHAWVPTVSGNFTQRSGEEAMRELLAAHPQLDGVFVANDLMALGALLVLRDAGKRVPDDVAVVGFDDSSAALAARPALTTVRHPLEDMAAEAAKVLLTRIEDPTSRVSSVIYEPSLVVRQSA from the coding sequence ATGCAGACGCACCGGCTACCCACGCTCGAGGACGTAGCCCGAGTGGCCGGCGTCTCACGGGCCACCGTCTCGCGCGTCGTCAACGGCATCCGCAACGTCGACCCGCAGCTGCACGAGCTGGTCTGGAGCGCCGTCGAGCAGACCGGTTACGTGCCCAACCGGATGGCCCGCTCACTGGTCACCCGGCGCACCGGCACGGTGGCCCTGGTGGTCTCCGACTTCGAGACGCACGACGACGACCCGTTCATGAGCCGGTTCTTCGCCGACCCCTACTTCGGCCGGATCGTCGGCGGCCTGATGAGCGTGCTGCGCCCGGCCAGCACCCAGCTGGCCCTCCAGATGGTCGGCGCCGACGGGCACAAACGCCTGGTCGGCGACCTGCGCAACGGGCAGGCCGACGGCGCCGTGGTGCTCTCCCTGCCGGCCCGCGACCCGCTGCCCGGCCTGCTCGCCGAGGCCGGCATCCCGGCCGTGCTGATCGGCCGGCCGCCCGAGCCGGTCCCGATCAGCTACGTCGACCTGGCCAACGAGACCGGCGCCGCGATCGCCGCCGACCGCCTGGCCGGGCGCGGTTGCCAGCGGATCGGCATGATCTCCGGCCCGGCCGACGTGCCGGCCAGCCAGGACCGGATCACCGGTTTCCGGCGCGCGATGGCCCGGCACGGGCACGCCTGGGTGCCGACCGTCAGCGGCAACTTCACCCAGCGCAGCGGCGAGGAGGCGATGCGCGAGCTGCTCGCCGCACACCCGCAGCTGGACGGCGTCTTCGTGGCCAACGACCTGATGGCCCTCGGCGCCCTGCTCGTCCTGCGGGACGCCGGCAAGCGCGTCCCGGACGACGTCGCGGTGGTCGGTTTCGACGACAGCAGCGCCGCGCTGGCCGCCCGACCGGCCCTCACCACGGTCCGGCACCCGCTCGAGGACATGGCCGCCGAGGCGGCGAAGGTGCTGCTCACCCGCATCGAGGACCCGACCTCCCGGGTCAGCTCGGTGATCTACGAGCCGTCCCTGGTGGTCCGCCAGTCCGCCTGA
- a CDS encoding flavin reductase family protein — translation MTISQTPATFATNQDLDPIRLRQAFGVFPSGVVAVAAAVDGRLVGLAASSFTSVSIDPPLVSFSIANTSKTWPDLRRADHLGVTVLAAHHDTICRQLAGAVEHRFDGVAASVSDDGAVTIDDGLARFDTTIYREVEAGDHTIVLLRLHAVDHPVDREGLLSPLVFHRSAFGRVAAE, via the coding sequence ATGACCATCTCGCAGACCCCCGCGACGTTCGCCACCAACCAGGACCTGGACCCGATCCGGCTGCGGCAGGCGTTCGGCGTGTTCCCCAGCGGGGTGGTCGCCGTCGCGGCCGCGGTCGACGGGCGGCTCGTCGGGCTCGCGGCCAGCTCCTTCACGTCGGTGAGCATCGATCCCCCGCTGGTCTCCTTCTCCATCGCGAACACCTCGAAGACCTGGCCCGACCTGCGCCGCGCCGACCACCTCGGGGTGACCGTGCTGGCCGCGCACCACGACACGATCTGCCGGCAGCTGGCCGGGGCGGTGGAGCACCGGTTCGACGGGGTGGCCGCCTCGGTCAGCGACGACGGCGCGGTCACCATCGACGACGGGCTGGCCCGGTTCGACACCACGATCTACCGCGAGGTGGAGGCCGGCGACCACACCATCGTGCTGCTCCGGCTGCACGCCGTCGACCACCCGGTGGACCGGGAGGGGCTGCTGTCGCCGCTGGTGTTCCACCGGTCCGCGTTCGGCCGCGTCGCCGCGGAGTGA
- a CDS encoding MFS transporter, with the protein MTRLDQGGLTLRQLGPTVYLPSAVYSTGFGAIAPVVVLSATGLGASPAAAALVAGLLGAGQIAGGLPAGVLVDRFGEQRTMLGAAALGLPALVACMLARDVRLLAVAVFLLGITGAAWGLARHAYLTEAVRPELRARAMSTLGGVGRVGTFAGPFLGAPVVHVLGVSGAYLVAAVAVTVAAALVVVLPPVPHDRPHAGPLDRPRLTTVLRDNAPVLRTLGSAILLVGALRAARQTILPLWGAGLGLSPATIGVIYGISGGVDMLLFYPAGRLMDRRGRRWAAVPAMALLGLAHALLPLAGGAAGLTVIGLLMGVGNGLSAGLVMTIGADVSPVAGRARFLGAWRMCSDLGNGGGPLLIGAVTAAVSLPAAALVVAGAGALAAMLLGRWVPPDRPSRAP; encoded by the coding sequence GTGACCCGACTCGACCAGGGCGGGCTGACCCTGCGTCAGCTGGGGCCGACTGTCTACCTGCCGTCGGCGGTCTACTCCACCGGGTTCGGCGCGATCGCCCCGGTGGTGGTGCTGTCGGCGACCGGGCTGGGCGCCTCCCCCGCCGCCGCTGCCCTGGTCGCCGGGCTGCTCGGGGCCGGGCAGATCGCCGGCGGGCTGCCCGCCGGGGTGCTGGTCGACCGGTTCGGCGAGCAGCGGACCATGCTCGGCGCGGCCGCTCTCGGGCTGCCCGCGCTGGTCGCCTGCATGCTGGCCCGGGACGTCCGGCTGCTGGCCGTTGCGGTCTTCCTGCTCGGCATCACCGGGGCGGCCTGGGGGCTGGCCCGGCACGCGTACCTCACCGAGGCGGTCCGTCCGGAGCTGCGGGCCCGGGCGATGTCGACGCTCGGCGGGGTGGGCCGGGTCGGCACCTTCGCCGGACCGTTCCTCGGCGCGCCGGTGGTCCACGTGCTCGGCGTCTCCGGGGCCTACCTGGTGGCCGCGGTGGCGGTCACCGTGGCCGCGGCGCTGGTCGTGGTGCTGCCACCGGTGCCGCACGACCGGCCGCACGCCGGCCCGCTCGACCGGCCCCGCCTGACGACGGTGCTGCGCGACAACGCGCCCGTCCTGCGCACGCTCGGCTCGGCGATCCTGCTGGTCGGCGCGCTGCGGGCGGCCCGGCAGACGATCCTGCCGCTGTGGGGCGCCGGGCTCGGACTGTCCCCGGCGACCATCGGCGTCATCTACGGGATCTCCGGCGGCGTGGACATGCTGCTGTTCTATCCGGCCGGGCGACTGATGGACCGGCGCGGGCGGCGCTGGGCGGCGGTCCCGGCGATGGCGCTGCTCGGGCTGGCCCACGCGCTGCTGCCGCTGGCCGGCGGCGCGGCCGGACTCACCGTGATCGGCCTGCTGATGGGCGTCGGGAACGGGCTGAGCGCCGGCCTGGTGATGACCATCGGCGCGGACGTGTCGCCGGTGGCCGGGCGGGCGCGGTTCCTGGGCGCCTGGCGGATGTGCTCCGACCTGGGCAACGGCGGCGGGCCGCTGCTGATCGGCGCGGTCACCGCGGCGGTCTCGCTGCCCGCGGCCGCACTCGTGGTGGCCGGGGCCGGGGCGCTGGCCGCGATGCTGCTCGGCCGCTGGGTCCCGCCCGACCGACCGAGCCGAGCGCCCTGA